The sequence AGAATTTTTGCGAACAATGACGTCCGGACTAACAGATCATTTCAGGTGCCCCATGAAAGACATAGTTACATAATCATGCTTaaaggatttgtgtgtgtgtgtgtgtgtgtgtgtgtgtgtgtgtgtctatagtCACCACTAGGCCAAGACAAGTTCAGCAGGTTTGTACACTAATGGAAAGCTGACATTTAGAGCTGTTCAACAGTAGTTCGATGACAGAGACACCCTTAAACATATTGCAGTGCAGCGACATGTAAACTATGGGCTAACGTCACTGTGCTGGTTGTAGCCACAACCGTACAGTTGCAGGTTTGAGGACCGACATCTTaccacattttcatttgcagtcaCTTTATATAaattacataaaacacagcTAATTTGTTTAGTTCAGAacttctttatatttatttttgacaatGCAATGATTCTGGATGAAGTGCATGGGTTACATTTGTTTGTTATGTTTCCTGTTGGTTTACTTAAGTTATcttgtctgacattttgtttttgagttaCCTGGCTGCGATAAAAGATGGGTTTGAGGGTGGAGCCTGGTTTTATCATACATTGCAGATCTCATATCTCATTTTATCATGTGTGTTAGTTGAgttaatgtgttattttgtcagCTTCATCTTTTAGTAGAGTTGTGTTCCGGTTATCCCTTTTAGGAGACCTGTAATTCTGTTAATTGGTTTTGAATCTTTTTGGGGGGGGGAATAAACCCAGCGGGCTTCTTGGTCTACAGCAGTCAGAGAACTGAGTAGACCATAATTTGAACAAGACTACTGCGTTTGACTGCATAATATCTCACAAATAACTGCATatgtatgttttctgttttcacgACACTGTAACATTTACTTGCTTTAAGTCCAACACGGTGAAAGCAGGGCTGGGCACACTAACGTCCAATGCAAGCATTGAATATTAAAGTCGAGTTGTCGGTCACTTGGCCTTCCTCTGGTTAAATGTTTGACTAAACGAAATCTCAAGGATCATAATGACATCAAGTGCAGGACACTTGTGCCTTTTTGTGCAAGTGCACATGGGAAATGCAGTCCACCATAGCAGGCccaaacacatcacaaaaaCTGAAGACAAATCAATACAGAAAGCAAGAATACAAAGCTAGTAGAGACGTATCAGATAATCCATTCATAGATGCAATGCTCTGTTCTTAGGGATTATGCAGGAAGCATCAAAGCTATGCACCCCTTATTACTGATCAGGTACCTGGGAGTCCACATCACTGAGAGTCTGACACGGCCCACATCCAAAGACATCTTTACGAATCTCTCTGGAGGACCTAAAggcttttttttcactctttgcaCTAGAAAGCATCACATCAAGGGGAACCACCAACAGTTTTGAGAAAtgctttgtttaaaaagtcttttaaccctttcatgcatgaatcacgataacctcagtcaggatgaagaagtgtttttattcatctttaggcatgaaaaacaagatttgaactttttttttttcaatctaaattttataaagatatatttacatgtccagtagttgaaatatagctattgatgcatgatgtacaattcagtggacatgtgattaatcataatttcctcccattataaaatcaatacttgactccttagatgttacttgatgtccccatatttttcttacctgcatggtttctttttatagaaggtttgaacagaaagaaattagCAACTtgtttggtgtttctggctgtctgtcgaccatcttggtttcactctttctttttcacttgcACTGTCTTCCCTCTGGGTAGCAGTGCATGAGATTATGCAATAACATCCACTGTAGcagctgatgtgcaactatgccatcaaaactcatgcatatacaagaaaacagcttttgaatagctgtagactgtagtgacctctatacatgaaagggttaagttTTATCGtatagttgttgttttttttcagctttgatTTGTATGACACATTACATTTCAGACCTCATATTGCTGGTGTATGTTACAAATAAACCCTTTTCCCAAGCCGAGAACTGTATATTTCCtcagctctgctgccatctgtTGGTGCCTTCAGGAGCCTTCGGGAGCCTTCAGGAGCTGTCACTCTCAACACTACTAGTGGactttatttcaatttaaaagaaCTGCAAATTCATTCAGACATATTCCTCTCTGATAAGACCATATACCACATACAGTCTGTACTTCCGACATTCAAACTCTATGTGCAGCAAGCAGTCAAGCATCCAAGTAAGGCTAAATATTATTTGATATAACCACGCACAGAGTTCAAGTAATAAATCCAGTGTCATGTGGacatgtgttttctctctgttattgaaatgttgatttttttgcagttaaactgtggggaattttaatactacttttaatacTACTTATAAAAAGGCCAAACATATAATACTGTGTGCCTTAAACTTGTACTAACAACATTATATGTAAAACTAATTACcgaacactggatttgaattagcaataataactgtatgactaacattatattaataataaactgtatcacctttatttgaactaaccaagtgacctgtgagtgaactaataacacaTATAATCAACCATTAGAAccatttgtgttgctaacactggaagctcagttcttactgacaatgtatgcactgtttttaatctgcagggagagacatattaatgcaatgcaccgccacagggaagagccataccccaaaGTTgataaagaggggaacaagcactggccccaggttctgaagggtcagACACATGATGTTTATGTGGGATGTTTATGGCAAGAAAccacaagcacgcttacatgcactactACACACCCCATAAACTACATATCACACCCAGTACTGGGAGCTCCAGGGACGAGGCTGGTGGGAGGCCGTTACtagaacagcaggatgagatagcTGCAGGGGAGGGATGTTCTCAGAATGACTCCATTGTAAGAAGCACACACAcgatagggaaaggtcaccagggaggatactttgttacaggtacggctgctggatgaaggtcgtgatgccaagaggctgggaccagcctgtgcaccaacgaagggagggccaagcaTAAATCCATGGCTACTCCCCACCTagtcaaccaatcaaaaataattgtattcttgctggaatgtatatactgttatatgtgtttcggggctcactctgggacctgttggctacagactaacagcttgctgacttttcagagctcagactgagtccttggccaagctcaatacttattcacacagaaaataaaacaccttaaatgagagaagttgcctgtccttcatcgaaaaaaacgaGCATGCGACAAAAGTAAACAGATGGTATCATCTGTCCACAGGCTGAAGGTCAGTTTATCCAGTTAGTATCCTGCACTTCACTAACAGTGTATTGAAAGCGTGACCAGGAAGTAACCAGTGATATTTTTAGGGAAGCCTTTAATAGTTGATACGCGCCTGCGCATAACATCtgctcctctgattggctgatccCGGTGCGGCCAAACAACCTCACGTATGTTATTATAGACCAAATCATCTGCGCTGCATATCGTTTTCTGCGCCTTCACATAATGACAGCGTCTGGTCTGGTCCTGGTGATCCTCGCTGTGTCCCTGTGGCCCGGTAAGATGAAGGTTTACCGACAACCGTTTTAATGCCTGCATCACTGTCACCTGACTGGTCGCCATTAAATCTGTTGTTATTGATCCGGTTGTTGTCGTGGAATGTATAACAACTTACAGTCGTAGCTAACATTATATTCTGACAGAAATATTCAAGATAGTTACACCCTTTCTCTCTatccctccatcactgtctgcgtcctctctcctcctctctggggATTTAAAGGGGACACCAGGTTCATCATAGAGCCCATGTCATCCACCGAGCAGAAAGCTCTGGTAAGCCTGACTTTTATTTCCTAATGTTATCACTGTTTGTCAAATGTTTCAGCGCACTAATATGTGAACTacagtcatttcaaaataatgcaTTCACATAAATCCACACACTGAAccttattttaataaaaatggcaaagtcactttttctttttgcaggtGTTGAAAACAGCACAAgtcatttcatgtgtttattaAAGATGTTTTTGCCACCGTGGTCGATCCACATTTCATTACATCAGTTTATAAAAAGTGCACGAAAACAGACAACTCATTGTGTTGGCATGGACGTCTCGAGGCCTAAATGATCTTCTCACTGTGTCTTCTCCTTGTCAGACACTGGATTTCTGTTCAGAATGCAACCAGATCGTCCAGCTGTCTGAAAACATGATTTCCAGCAGAGATTCAAAGGTGACTCCTCGCTCACTGCAGTTTCGCTTTCATTTCCCTTAACTGACCACTGTGTGCATGGGCCAGGGTTTTGTGGCATTGGTTGAAAGTGAAACTGCCTACCACAGCTGTGATTCCTGCAATGTTTTGTTAAGTTAAACTTAAAAATGGATGTTTATAATGAGatggaaggagaagaggagagagaaatttCAATATTGAAATGTCAGGGTGTAAAAATATGACTTTCATCTCATACGTTTAAGATTGTCAAGCTGTTTTGCTTAGTACTTTGCAGATAAATAGTTAAATTGGTGTCCATTTGTGTAGAAAAACAGTTAACAGTCAAGTATCTTTGCCACACCAGACAATACACTAACTACTGTGCTCCTACAGGAGATTGTATATGAAACCTTGCATGCTCTGTGCCAACGCCTCCCAGGAGAGCAGGCATCAGAGTGTGATTCACAGGTTAAGACTTATTTGCCAAAAGTCCTGCAGCAAGCGCCTGGTCAGCTGGTGAGTTTAGCCTCTATTCAGGCTGTGGAAACAGAATAAATACTTTAACTTTCTATGTTGACCTTTAATGCAAAGTAACATGTTTATGTAGAAACCGGGGGAGACCTGTAAGGTTTTTGGACTTTGTGCTGCTCACATGGAGGAGGAACTGCTGAAACTACCCCACCACGCCACTGATAAAGACACATCCAGCTCTGCACTCAGCACAGCCACCGGCACCAGAGTGAGCAAGAGACAGCAGAAGTGAATGTTAAAACGGATGTTGAAATTCAGCTTTTTATGCTTCTTGCTATAAACAGTCCTCAATCTGCTCTTCTCCCTAGGAGCAGTTCGGCCCAGTTTGCAGCCTGTGTTTGTTAGTTATCAGGAAACTGGAGACCCTGCTGCCCAAAAATATGACTGAGGTGACTCTTATTCACATCAGCAGCTTATCGCTTAGCGTACATCATATCGCACATAAGCCACCAAGTTCTCTCTCTTGCCCTGCAGGGTGCTTTAATGAAGCTCATGGACGAGGTCTGCGATCTCATACCGCACAGTTATATGGATGAATGCAATGACTTCGTCGACAAATACGGCACACAGATAGTCGAATTCCTCTTATCGTCTGCCGCTCCTCACACAATATGCTCTCTCTTGCACCTCTGTTGGTTCGAGGAGCAGCATGTTCCAGGTCAGTCACATGTTTGTATTGAATACATTTGGCTGTTGTTTATTGGTTTGACCCGAACCTCACACTTGCACCAACACTTTTAACACTGCTGATTACCCAGACGTGCTCCTCCCCTCGGACTGCGAGTCGTGCCGCACGCTGGCCGTGCTGAGCAGACTTCACCTGGGTCCCAACTCCACTGAACCTCAgacttcctctttcctccagtctgtgtgtgtccatcaccCCAATGCCATCCCCAAGGTCTGACCCTCAGCTTCTATTAACACTGCAGTACTGCAGAACTCCTGACTGACAAAATCCTTCACACATCACTATAACGGCTTGAACCGACCAACATCTTAATGTAGTTATGCCTCTCCTTGCATACCCTTTCTTTATATGCCTCTATACATTTGAATGTATTGACTCTCCTTGTTTATTGCTTAAAGTTTACAGTGATAAAGTGATttaagcaattaaaaaaaagtcacactAAGAAAAGATGCATGATAAAAACTGTCACGCTCTTTTCAGTGTGAGGCCTTCACCAACATCTATGGCTTCCGACTGCAGAAGGTTTTGGGAAACCAGATGGACGCTCCACATGCTTGCGAAGTAAgaatgaacacatgcacacgtacaATGGCCCGTCTCACAAAGAGGAATTTATATCCAGTCTTCACACAGTATTACAGATCCACACAAGGATTTGTGTGCAGTAAATGGTATTTATCTACACAGGGGTTTACGTTAgcacactgactgacatgaaGTTTACCATCACTTgcagaaaaccaaaaaatgtaGAAACATTAGTTGATTTTCTAATAATATTCAACAGGGCGTCTCTGGGCCATGCAGCACCAATTGTGAACACAGTGTAGCCACTCATGAACACGTCTCACACTGGGGAccttttgtctcatctgtcttGCAGAGAGCGGATCTGTGCGGTGCCTCGAGGAAGGTGGAGCCGCTGGGAAAGAATCGTTGTTCTTGGGGACCAAGCTACTGGTGCAAAGACATTCAAACTGCTCAGAAGTGTGGTGTAAGTTGATGTCAGTATAATTGCTCATGTAGCTGGTAAAAGTGATATAAAGGTCACTTTTCACAGCCATCAGAGAGAGTTTGATAAACTCTCACCTTCCTTAACAGCTGTTCTTCCTCTTACATTGTGTCCAGCTTCTCTTTTGTAGAATTTTAAGCTGTTGATTCAAGGTTGTTCTCAATGTTTAGTTCCATGATAATTGAGTATATATTTATAGTAATCAAGCAAGACAACTGTCAGGGTCTGCATGGAGAGTCAATATGGTCTCTCTGCAGAGAACTTGGCGGGCATGAGGGTTTAATGATTTTGCCAGTCAGAACTGATATTAGACGTCACAATTTtgtctttgaaaatgtttaGAATTTAAGTAATTGGCTGAAGACGCACTGAAAACCTATTTCTCCCTTAAAAGGACTACACACCATTTAAGCACATAAGTATCTCCCCTATAATTTAGATTTGTTTCAAAAcccatttctctgtttttgtctgcagaACCAGGCCTACTGTGAGAAATACATGTGGAAGGAGTAAACCAAGCTgcctgcagctcagagaacatCTGCAAGAAGAGCTCTCTTTTTACAAATGTATAATTCCACTGATCAACTCGTAAAGTTTTCTAAATTAGTGCACTGATCACtggcttttttttattattatttcaaattctaTTGCAGTCAATCTGCAATAAATATTCATCATGAAATATTCCAGATTCAGTATGAGACATCAGTCTCTGCAGGAGTTAACAGGTTTGTGAACAGTTATCCAGTgtgttgctgtatgtatatggaaatgtaaaaatattgtcCATTATTACTTGGGATGACCGCTCAGTATACATTAAAGACTGATTGGACAACTGACTTCCCAACAAAGCTGCATCTTTTGTATCGTTATTGCTGTTTTATGACCCCTGGAGCAAACCACATACTCACAACAAACTCCTAAAACTACATTGAAATTTaacatacagacagaaataagTCATAATAACCacataataaaaagataaaaaagtgaaaaagacatttacatttatttccttttttgtggCTATGAACAAAAAGTCTGGACACTTTCCTGTCACTCTCATtcaacattttgttcatttcaatcACGTAAATACCCAGTTCATCTCCAAAATGGTGGCAGCACTTTGAGGGAAATACTGTCTCACTTACACCCctgtgtggttgtttgtgtCATCGTCACTCTCTTGTCTCTTCCAGATCTAGTagagcaatgaaaaaaaagatatgttACAAAAATGAGCACTTTGCAAATCTACGTCTCCTTTTTAGGTTTAAAGACCGTTTTACTTTACAATGATTTAAAGGTCCTATATGGTAGAACAGAGAGAATTAATTAAATTCCCTTTAGCAGCTCTTCAAAAGGCATTTTACACTAAGGGAAATGTGTTTATATCACTGTTCAAAATCCCgataaatttaattttttacatgttttatttatctatgaTAGGAAAGGAACTTGTATGTTGTAAACAGTTACACTGGCCTATCATCTATGAATGTAAAATCACTACAATTGCTCCCTAGTATTACAAGTTAATTAGTTATGCCATAATCAAAGGCTGCAGCTTTCAGTGGTATTGTAGACTTGTCTTTTAAAATCTGAAACATGTATGAGTTTGGTGTGAATCCCATCAGACAACATGTTCATTTTTTCAGCATTCACAGCATGTGTGGGAGAACTTGCCTGGATGTAGGCCTCTGACAGTGTGATCATCTGAGGGAGAATGTCAGTCACCTGCAGGTCCTGCATCTCATACCACTTCCCAGTTCCCTGATTAAACACATAACATCATTTAAACCCATAGTAACATAACATTGGCTTTGTCAAATGTTACTTAATGCGTTTGTTAGGTTGTTTGTAGTAATGCCACCACAAAATCAAGAAACGTTCAGAAATATCTGACTGCAACCTACATGATGAAGAACGTGTATTCTGTACGCTCCCTCAGTGggtttcccatcatgcactaCGTTGGCGACAAGGTTATACGTTGTGTTCTTCTCTGTAACTTGAGCTTCTTCTGTCAGGTACTCACGAAGGTCTACATTCCTGTTGAAGTGACAACATGAACATGTGAATATTTACACTGAGGACAAAATAAACACGTGCGTGTCATCACTTCCGACAAGActtataataatagtaacaataATTATTACCATTCATTACTGTGATGAACATGCACTTCATGGTTCTGTCAGGGACTTTGATCAAGGCTACGTAATTGCAGAGTGTGAACAGCACTTACGTGATCGGGAAGTTGACAATTGTGGGGTTCTTTTCCACAAAGAAGTTGTTCTTGGTGAATCTTTTGATGCAAAAGATGAGGTATGGAGGCAGTTTGGTCAGCTGGAACCTTTTGAGAAAATTCTCTTTGTAGGTTTTGTATTCCTGAATGACAATGAGACAGGAAAGTGTGCATAAATATTTTTAGTGCTCAattgaaatgtgtaaaacatCTATAAAACACTGTTGCAATAattacacattttgttttagatGTGACTATGTCAGAATGAATTCACCCAGTTCCTGGGCCAAAAATACTCATCACCACCAAGGCTTCTCTGTAAAGATTACTGTgttgaaatgttcctttaagtcattttttttttaacatgttttatttaagaCAAGACGATGCGAATGAGTCTGTACCTTCTCTGTGCTGCCATTGAACTTCCCCAGGATGTTGAACAGAGGGACTTGTGGGATAATGAGCTGCTCCTTCTCATCCTTGTACAACGGAGCTGTTGGGAGGTCAAGGGTCAGGAACAAGAAGGTGGACTCAGACATCTGCTCCTGGTACTCCTCTGTCACAAGCAAtgcctctttctcctctggcaGCTGCAGAAAGACATGAACTGGCTGTCAGCAAAGTTTGATTTGACAGCATGTAGACTCTTTTGCTCTTTGCCTTTTCATCTGGACAACATAAAGTCCTCAGTCACTTTAGACTATTTCTATTCCTCCTGACTTTGCTTTTCATTTGGGAGGCTTCAAAGCATAGTTCCAAGTATTTAAGATTGTCTCAGAGAAACTAAATGGTAGACACCTCAAAATCAAGCTTAATCAGAGAGAGCCTTTTATAAAATTAAGTGCCAAAAATCAGCTTTGATTTAACCTTCATTTTGACCCAAAATaagcaaaa comes from Pempheris klunzingeri isolate RE-2024b chromosome 7, fPemKlu1.hap1, whole genome shotgun sequence and encodes:
- the LOC139204250 gene encoding prosaposin-like, which produces MISSRDSKEIVYETLHALCQRLPGEQASECDSQVKTYLPKVLQQAPGQLKPGETCKVFGLCAAHMEEELLKLPHHATDKDTSSSALSTATGTREQFGPVCSLCLLVIRKLETLLPKNMTEGALMKLMDEVCDLIPHSYMDECNDFVDKYGTQIVEFLLSSAAPHTICSLLHLCWFEEQHVPDVLLPSDCESCRTLAVLSRLHLGPNSTEPQTSSFLQSVCVHHPNAIPKCEAFTNIYGFRLQKVLGNQMDAPHACERADLCGASRKVEPLGKNRCSWGPSYWCKDIQTAQKCGNQAYCEKYMWKE